The following DNA comes from Seriola aureovittata isolate HTS-2021-v1 ecotype China chromosome 15, ASM2101889v1, whole genome shotgun sequence.
AGCCGCTACTCTGAAGTACTCCAGAACCACATTGTGACTCCAGCTGGCTTCCTCCACCTCGTCATTTTCAGTCCtagctccctccatctcttctctgCCTTCCATAGTGAATCCACAGTGCCCTCCTTTGTCTGTCAACACCAGGAGGAAATAAGGATTGCTTTGGAAAAGGGGGATGGGCAACGTGGAGGCCGGCGGAAGGAGAGGGTCGTCACGGCTGCAGATACAGAGCACTGGCACGGCCACCTCATCTGCATCTCTCAGTGGTTCGTTCCTCTCCCAGTAGCTGTCCCAGTCCTTGGCTGGGTAAGCCCTCTCGCCCAGAGCCCAGGCCACTGAAGGTGCCAGGCCCTGTGGGGAATGAGGTCCTGAGCTCAGCCCAGGGTTTGCTGGAGGTCTAGAGGATCTCTGCTGAAATTGGGCTGAGGAGCAAAAGAGCCGTTCCTCAAAgtctctgagggaggaagagccGAGGGCCCGATCCACATCCAGGACGGCTCTGAAGGAATTTGCGTACCTTACACCGGAgccatgagaaaaaaacattgattatgtccatatttcattcatatcaCTGTTGTAACTACTATTGATACATTTTCCTTCTACTTTAATATCTCTCACCTTCTGAGCTGCATTTTCCGGTGAAACAGCGCCCCCCAGCGATAAATAGGAGGCATGGCTGTTTCAAACCACAGCTGGCCCTGAAGCACAGGTGAgattgctgcagctgctgtcaggtATGTACTTGATCCATGCTCCCCCAAGTAGGAAAGAAGAATCCCTGAGCCTGAACCCTCGCTCACTGCAACCAGCACCGAGGATGGGTGGCGGCTGTGGATATAAGCCACCGcctgaaaatgaaagacatcCAAGATGCCATCAGTGTCGGTTAAAGGTAAAAAAGCATTGAATCACTTTGGTGCAGATTGAAACAGAACGATAACTATTTGAATGATTTCCTTATGTTTCCCAGATATTtagttcagacattcatggtccccaaaTTATGAATTCTAATGTTGATCCCGGGGCCCTGAGGTCGTCAAAGCACAGTTTTTCCAATACTTTGTTTTACGATTGAAAACTATCCCATCAGCCTCATCTGCACTTATGTTTAGCTATAATTAGCAAAGGTTAGCATGCCAACACACTAAAATGAGATTGTGTATGATTAATTATacattaatctgttgattatttttccaaatgatttactgaaataacaaaaactaaataaatagtGAATGTTAATCGCAATTTCCCAGAATACAAAGTGGCATCTTTAAGTTGCTTAATTTGTCCAACCAACTGTCCAGTGCCCAAAGGtatcaatttacaatgatataaaacagaaaagatcAGTGGATCATCACACCTGAAAAAATGGGGTAAGCCTGGCAAATACTGGACCGTTAATGTCCATTAATTAATTAGCTAACTGtttcaacacataaacatacaccaTAAAAATACTTTCCCAAAAACATTACatgctaaaacacattttctttctataCCTGCTCAAGATCAGCTGGGTCTCCAAACTCAGTCAGTCGTGCTGTGGTCAGGGGGCATCCCGCTGTGCCTCGAGGGTGAAACACCACCACATAAAAGCCCTGACGCACGGCCTGGTGGCACAGCGCCTTTAAGTGGGGGGTCATCCCTCCCCAGGActgagggatgaggaggaggacaggcGGCGTCGAGGTGAAGTAGCCCAGCGCCTTTCCCCCTGAGTGAtactccttcctcccctcccaccTCTTTCTCCCAACCGCCTCACCCACTCCCGTCCCCACAGCCCAGTCCACAGCTACGATTCCCCCGTCCCTCAGTAACAGATTATCTCTAGAGAACTGTATCGTGTCTCCATGTTGTCCCCACAGCAGGCTGGACAGAGTCTGGAGGTGGGGGTCTCCCCTGGGCCACGGGGCCAATCTCGGCTTGGCCAGAGAGCCACAGTGCCGGAGCAGATATTTGGCCAGCGCAGTGGGTTTGCAGATGAACCTGGGTTCTGCAGCCCTGACAGTCAGTCTTGTCCAACATCCTGCTCTGGGCCAGCGCAGAGCcagacacagcaggaaaagTAACAGGGATgggagaaaacacaagaaacagtCCCATACAAATACCGCCATTGGCGAATACAAGAGATCCTAGTTCAGCCTcaaatctgatgttttctctgGGACGTTTCGCTGTGATGTCGGCAGTAACCTTTGCCCTCCATGTTTGACAAACTCCTGCCTTGTAGCTTCATGCATGAGCGTGACGGTCCAGCCTGATCAGTTGACTGACGTTCTCAGTAGTCATCTCGTTTCTCCACTTTGTTACAAAGAGTAAAGAGAAGTCTTCAGTGATTGccaaagaaatataaaaaagtgAACTTGAGGATAGACAGGGTAAATTGCTGTCtctcagaccccccccccactcactctttctcctccctccataaATCATTTACTGCAAACACAAGCTCTGATAGAAACTGAGCAAACACAGGCCATATCCAGTGATTTCAGAAAGTATACAGACCCCTTaattagtttcacatttttattttcatgttgcagccttatgctaaaatatagtaaaagagaatatataataatatcaatCTACACTTGATATCCCATAATGACgaggtgaaaacagaatttttgaaatttttgcaaatttattgaaaaggaaaaatattatatatctgtatatataaATACCTGATCTACAACTTGACCGGAGTCCACTTGTGGTCAGTTCAACTGATTGTTTGACCTTTCCTGTGGCTCTGTTTAAAAAATCTGGAAATAATTATAGaagtattttaaattgtaaagaTGCACTAGTAGCCTGGAATGGGAGTATTGTCCTCTATCAGTCATTTTATTGTACTGTAGCACACACTGTACCATCCTCTGCTGTCAGGTACTTTAACAGGTTTCTAGTACAACCTATTcatgagaaatgaaaatgaaagaattcAAACAGACGCAGCAGAGAGGTGTGTGGTTTTAACGGACCAGACAATCTGGATGTTGTCTGTCTGCATTTTTGTATGTGGTTAGTGCCTGAACGTTTCTGTTTTGCCCTCAGCCCCTATAATGTCATCATGAGGGATATGAAGATGTTggtcaaacaacatacaaactACTATTACTTTTATCACTTTCTCCCACACAGAGGATTCTgagtaaacacatgcacaaaccaaagggaaaaatatgtatttgcaGATTCAGGAATTCTTTTTCATTTAGTAGCTGAGTTCACATTAAAAAGGGTAAAAAGTAGGGTAAAATTCAGGAATCCCATGTGGCCGTACAAATGTTCTGAAagacaggcaaacacacacacaaataaatgggaaaaatagattaaaaactAATTGCATACATTTCCTCTGCAGCTATTGTTAGGAAAAACTTTGACCCATCAAAATCTGctacaatgatttaaaaaaaaaaaaaggctatgTCAAGTAAATAAGCCTGTTATGTCAAGATCATAGATTAACTCTTATGATCATTATGAGAATAACAGTATGAGGCATATGCTTTTATAGTAACAAGCCATTTGAGGTGGACCTACATTTTCTAGTAGAAAACACTgaggacaaaaaaatgacaatgtatGTCTTTACAATGTATTGTTCTGAACATTTACAAATCATAACCTTGATGTTGCTATGCAAGACGACTGGTCAAACTAGTGCAGCAGAGTTATAACTCCACCCAAGACGTGGAGCATTATTATAAATTAAGTTGTTACAATAGGTTGTAGTATGAGACCACATCACGACCTAAGGTACAGTAGTTCTATTTGACGattattgttaatgttaaaataaaagtacaatttaaaataaatcagactTTTAGATTTTAATATCATTTTTCATATAAATCAATACCTATTTAATGTAATGACGTACCATGTTACACAAAgtataatcatttaaaaaaccattatcattatcattattattgttgttgttgttattattattatttagcaCCAAAACAATTTATTCACTGGTCTTgtatttggttgtttgttttgcttataCATGCTTATGCAATTCTCATACAGGTGCAAATAACAAGGGCTACCATTTAGGTATTTACCAAAACCAACCAAAGCCAAATCAATTTTGAGTTTGATTTGTCATCTGAATATGAACATTGGAGTGCAATCAGTCAAGTTTATAAGTTTCACTTTCATTTGAGCACTGtcaggtgtctgtctgtctgtccgtccgtccgtccgtccgtggGTAAATCTTATCACTGCGATAGCcatgcaagatacagtcacaaaactatGCAAGACAACTGGTCAAACTAGTGCAGCAGAGTTATAACTCCACCCAACACGTGGAGCATTATTATAAATTAAGTTGTTACAATAGGTTGTAGTATGAGACCACATCACGACCTAAGGTACAGTGGTTCTATTTGACGattattgttaatgttaaaagaaaagtacaaTTTGAAAGAAATCAGACTTTTAGATTTTAATATCATTTTTCATATAAATCAATACCTATTTAATGTAATGACGTACTATGTTACACAAAGTATAATCATTTAAAAcccattatcattattattattattgttgttattgttattttatagCACCAAAACAatttattctgtctgtctgtggggaAATCTTATCACTGCGATAGCcatgcaagatacagtcacaaaactcTACAGGTGTGTAGTTTAGATCAAAATCAACTACCCATGTAATACTGTAGTATGTTTTGACTCATGAGTACTCAGTACCCATGTAATACTATAGTATAATACTGTACCCATGAGTCAGaccatcaacatgttgatgagCGTTGTAGGAAGTGTGATCCCACAGCAAGACGGTCTGATAAACTTGTTGACTGTTGGCGTTGTTGCCACCTGACACTACCTGGGTAAGAACGGACCTTTATGATAGCGTTTGCCTCATGTTAGGTCACTTACGATAAACAGTAATATAAgctctgttttttattcttttcctcATGTCTATCCCACAGGTGGTGCAGTGATGTCTGGGTTGGCTGTGGTGTGTCTCCTGCTTCTGCAGACTGGAGCTCATGCATTTGATATATTTGGAGGAGAATCTCTGAACCATCAGGAGATCACTGAGAGAGCGCTCTTAAATACCACTGTGCAGGTGTGCCGTGCCCTGGCCCTGGCTGAAGGCAAAGACTTCACTTTTCCTGTAAGAATTCAATTCAACCAAATTAAATTGGGTTAAAGAGGgatttttttccactgtaatattaatacaattaatgtgatttcagtctgcaaaaaaaatgtgtttgtgtgtgtgtgtgtgtgtgtggtgtgtgtgtgtgtgtgtgtgtgtgtgtgtgtagccacaGCCGTTTACCGCTGagtctgttgctgctgcatgtGCATCAAAATCATCCAAGAGCTTCCGCCGAGCCATCAGGTTAATCAAATACACGAATGTAGGAGTAGACTTATTTACTTTCTACAGTGCTAGCTTTCACTTTGACAATGAAGAATTCATTGAGGGAAGGGAAATCATCACAAAAGGATTGTCAGCTGTGAAGGCCAACAACAAGGAAAATAACTTCTTGACATCGAGAATAAGATTGGGAATAATATTACACCCTTTACAGGTACTCTCTTTTAATGGTTATGTTTCCATAACAGTTATTTTATGAATCAAGAAATAAATGTAACTACAAGGCTGCTAATTGATGTAAAGTtatatttgtgttaaaatataaGTTGATATTGCTTGTTATAACTAATGAATTTGtcttactttctttttctgtagGATTTCTACAGTCACAGTAACTGGGTGGAACTGGGAAACGAGCGTCCAAACTCCAATCTGATCAAATCAGGCACCAGCATTGGGAACATAGCAGGTAAAAGGATCAtataatgtcagtgtgtgtttggatgtctTAACAAAAGAAGAATGCACATGATGCTCATTATCACCATGATCATTTTAGCTACGTGATTGTACTTACACTACCCTTCAAAAATGTACATATTGTCCTCTTGCACTGTACGCTGCTTTCTcttaatactgtatatatctgcACTCATTATACTGCTATTCATtggtctttgtgtttcttcttaAAATGATGTACATATTTACTTTACACTGTTGGCTTTATGTGGTCAGATGTGCAACTGCATTTCGTTGTTCTGATGCTTACTGTGTCCAACAACCATCAAGTTGAATATAAACTAATCaacagataaaagcagagaGACATGTCGCAACTGTGATGGAGACGACTGCACTAACAACATTTTGGAGGATATCCTAGACGAAAAGATACTTACCTCGGGATATTTTGATTTTGTACCTGTTTTCTCCACAAAGCCTAAAggtaaatgttttcatattaatttgtagttgtttttattactgaaTTAAGCattcttttaaataaactgGGCCGTAGTCTTCTATCCTGATCAGAATCTTATGccctgtttttgtttaatataaCATAATGGGCCCCAAGACAGCCATAATTCCACATTTTTAGCAATACACCAaatgacatacacacatacttggcaaaaaaacaacacatatttacacagaACAATGTTACTGTAAATTAAGATATGTGTGGTATTCTCTGCAGAAGAGACGTGTAAATCTGTATGTAGCATTTTGTTCTTATTTCTAACTGTAAACAGGAAAATGCAGCCATGGAGGAGGAATTGATCAAACAAGTAAGATTGAGCCTAAAGGTGGGATCAACAAGGACAAGTTTAATTCCAGTCATGGACATCTCCATGCTGAAGCAGCAAGAGTGGCAATAGCTGCAACCGGTGAGCTACTGGAGGACGTTCGAGGGGCTGCTGGTGACAGACCATTCCTCCAGTATGAGACCCATCCTGCATCTTTCAGTTACAGTTACTGTATGTACTATAATGAGGTGAATTACaaagttttttagttttttatttaactcTGACTTCTCTCATCCTTCAGGATGATGGGAATAATCAAAGGTAAACCTCTCTGTTTTGTGATTGACACCACGGGGAGCATGGCTGATGACATTGCGACAGTGAGGCTTGTCACTTCCTCTATAATCAACAGTAAAGTGGGAACAGATGAGGAGCCTTCACTTTACATTCTTGTACCGTTCAATGATCCAGGTAGGATTTCAATTCCCCATGAGATTTTacaatattttgtattttatttttcctctgaagtaaagtgatgtttgtgttgttgagtTTATtagtttacttcctgtttttctgctaAACACAAAACCAATCAGTTGACTTTTGCTGTATTTGCTGTATTCTTGTTGTTCCAGCAATAAGTGAGAACACAAGATGAAgaatcaaaacatgttttttttctcctgtctccACCTGAATCGCAGATTTTGGACCACTGATAAAGACTACAGACCCAGAAGTTTTCAAGAATGCTATTAATTCACTATCAGCACTTGATGGAGGAGATTTTCCAGAAATGAGTCTCTCAGGACTTCAGGTGCTGTAATGTGTTTGAGACTTATTGAAAATCTCTTGGTCATATGaaaaaagtttgatttacaCTATTCCTCATGTCCTGTCTCCCTGATACAGCTGGCTTTAACTGGTGCTCCCTCAAATTCTGAGATCTTCCTCTTCACTGATGCACCTGCCAAAGACGTTCACCTGAGAAGCACAGTGATCGCACTCATAGAGCGGACCCAAACAGTGGCGAGTGGTTTCGTGTGTTTAAAACATTCACAGGCCTCTGACAAAGACAGATAAGAAATAGACATTCACAGATTAACTGCAAATGCTGATGCGCTGGTTACTTGTCATGTGACATATTATGTTAGCTAGATATCTAACGTTGGCATTTATCTTATTGTAGATTTGACTGtcctttaaaatgacattgtatggAGTTATTGGgaacattttttcattatgtatgaaaaaaataacaaagattatagatatttttgtttatgatAAACTTAATGCCCCTGTGAATGGGCTTTTTGTCTGACATTCTCAGTCACATGTTTTCTTCTCAGGTGAACTTCATGATTACTGGCACTGTGTTTGGTCGTCGAAGACGGAGTGATaacaaccaacaacaacagctcaGTCGGATGGGGAGTTCAGCTGCACAGCTGTACAGAGACCTGGCTCAGGCTTCAGGAGGTCAGGCTATTGAAGTCACTAAAAGTGAGCTGCTCGAGGCTACCAACATCATAACAGattcctccagctcctctctggTATTAACAAAATGCTCACACTGGCATCACCACTgactaaataaagaaaaaatcagGTGTGTCACCAGTTTCATTTAATCTCGTAGGTAACTCTGCTACAGGCGGCCAGGAGCCCAGGGAAGGCCGAaaatttcactttcacagttGACGAGTCAGTAAGAAACCTCACAATTTACATCACTGGGAGCTCTGTCGACTTTACTCTCATCAGTCCCGCAGGTGATGTGTcattgttgatagttaaaacAATGAACTTGGTTGAACTCTTGGCCCATTAACCAGTGTGCTTCGTTTCTTGTTGTTTCTTAGGTGTTTCTCAGAACAGTGCTAACATGACAGGATCATTGATCATTACATCCCAGTTGGTGGGAAACTTCCGGACTCTGCGGCTAAACACACAAGTGGGACTGTGGGAAATTAAAATGGTGTCAACAAATCCGTACACTCTGAAGGTTGTAGGTGAGGCCTCCGTGATTATATGGTTAAAtcacataataaataataataataaaaaatactttatattttattattattccaggTATAACTTTCCTTTACCTTGAATAGCTGCTTTATCCAAATCACTGTTTTTTCCTtgcaattttttatttgcaggTGAGAGTTCCattgacttcctgtttgacttTTTGGAGGTGTCGCAAGGCCCATTTGGAGGTTTTGGTCTCTTAGAAAATCGTCCCAGAGCTGGTAAAGACCCAGAAATTTGTGATATGCCAAAATAATTTGATCAATTTAGACATACTGTACTTGaattgattttttctttttcctgcaggTGTCAACGGTAGCCTGAGTGTGACAATAACCGGGAGTGACTCCGCCATACTGACAGAAGTCATCTTAGTTGAATCATCGGGGGCAGGGAAGGTTAATGGCAGTGTGGAGGCTCAGGTTGGAGGAGACTTCTTAGTTCAGTTTGACAGGATACCATCAGTTGAGTTTGTGGTGCTCATAAAGGGGCAGAACAGCAATGCTTCCTCCAGAGCTTCAACAGTGTCCTTCCAAAGGCAGTCATCCACCAGTATCAGGGCTTCTTCTGTCACTGTTACGGCTGTAAGTAAAAAAGCATCTATCTAAAACCTATGATTGCTTTTTAAAATAGGCTGAACTTTGAATTTTACAACTGATACTGACTATTGtccattttccttcatttttagGCTGATTCAGACAGTATCTTGGTTCCAGGAATACCACTTTCTGTTCCCTTCTCTGTGGTGACAAGTGGTGCAGGAGGAAATTTCAGCATCCAAGCTACAAATGACCAAGGTTTTATGTCAACTTTCCCATCCAGTTTATCCCTGGAAACTGGACGCAGTGCTAATGGTACAGTGAACCTCACAGCACCTTCTAACACGTCATCTGGTACTGATGTCACCTTGACCATTGAGGCTAACGCACCGGGGGGCAATGATACCAACTATGTCGTACTGCGTTTCACTGTCCTCCGCACGGTAACTCTGCATTAGAGGAAGAAAAGCACATTTCAATAAACATTCAGGCAGCAAATGATCATTTTAGCTCAATGAATCTCTTCATCATAGTGTTCACTGGTTGAATCGCTGATGTAAAACTAGTTGACTTTATCgactttttcttctcctcataGGTGACTGATTTCACTCTGCCAGTGTGTAAGCTGCTCAGCAAACAGTCCAACTGCTCTGCAAACTGCAGTGTGTCGATGTGGGAGCTCTCTGTTCAGGTGACTGATGGGCCTGAGGGGACGGGCGTCGACCGCATCAGCCTCAGACAAGGCAACGGGACCATGAACACCAGCCTGGCCGCTGACAACGAGAACGTAACATTGGTGTCCTACAGCGCGTCCTGCTGCTCACCTGATGTGGAGCTGCTGGTTGTGGATCGGGTGGGTAATGTAGGCTCCTGTTTCTACACTGTCCGGACAACGGCCGACAACAGCACGCAACCTGCGAACATCACTACAACCACCAGCTCACCACTTCCTACAGCAGTTCCTGTTGTGTCTTTGTCTACCAGAACTGttcagtcttttcttctttgcCTTAGCACCACGGTTCTAGGTCTCGGTTTATCATCCGAAATGGGGATCAACTGAGTCTTTACATGTTATATTTTCGGTTGATCATTAAACGGTGGTGGGACAAATAAGACTGGGAAACACTGGTGAGGGGAATGTTTCAGCTTTTGAAAACAACTGCATCAACTGCTGTCCACTCAGTTGCCAGGTTAATTAGCGACACATACTATAACTAATGCAgactaatacaacagccctgcaataaatcgaTAGATTCAAAAtcctaaagatattcaattaAGAAGCTAGCAGCTGGGAatgcttgacatttttatttcatgaccAGTACAATGGTATATTACTTGTAATAGGGGTGTAATGATTCTCCAAATCAACGGTTCGAGCTCGATCTTTGAGCCACTATTCAGTTCATACCTTCAGTTGataccaaaaaaaacacattgttgacATGAATGTGCCTGGGGGTCTGCAAAATCAGCGTTATTATCCATCTTCAGCGGACTAGCCTAACTTTTACCGCAGGTATGATCACTCGATCATGATTCGACCAAAATAGGTTctaactttaaataaaataatacatttgtgatttatgtgttttatagtgttaattgtgaaatgaaaaattagtttttttgttgtcttggTTTCAGAATCATTACACTCCTAACTCGTACCATGGAACAACTGAATATACCATCTATTCCCACCATTATATCATGGCAGTTAAAAAAATTCCATTGAAGCCGTTATACTGGGATGTGTTCCTAATATTCTGTCTACCCTTGTTGATATAAATGGATTTAAGTAGTTCAACCTAATAACCTGGAAACTGCAATATTAACTACATGTGCGACATGCATTCATGCACATTTGAAAGCTtaatgtggttgtgtgtgatATGATGAAGACCTAGGGCCACGTGAACATGTCAGTTCACTTATGATACTTCAATCAGggatcattcattcatattatgGGTAATGCTGCTGAGCATTGTGCAATGATATTGTTAATTGAgtgattacatttatttgatcatttaaaaatgatatcTACATCTCAGGGTTGCTTCTATAGCacatgatttaaaaagaaaaacataacattaaacaaaaacaaagaggacacaataaagctgaaaaaaagTTATGACTGCTGTGGTTCTTTTAGGTGTATAATGACAGTTTAAAGGTGACCAACTGGTAACAAATCAATACCATTcaataaacctgtctgcattTGTAATGAATACCTGCCGGTCCAGCTTTAATCTTAGACATTCAGCGACAAGTGATTATTCACGCTATATAAATTAAACATCATCATTGgttgttaaaaatgaaagaactA
Coding sequences within:
- the LOC130182222 gene encoding protein ABHD15, which produces MAVFVWDCFLCFLPSLLLFLLCLALRWPRAGCWTRLTVRAAEPRFICKPTALAKYLLRHCGSLAKPRLAPWPRGDPHLQTLSSLLWGQHGDTIQFSRDNLLLRDGGIVAVDWAVGTGVGEAVGRKRWEGRKEYHSGGKALGYFTSTPPVLLLIPQSWGGMTPHLKALCHQAVRQGFYVVVFHPRGTAGCPLTTARLTEFGDPADLEQAVAYIHSRHPSSVLVAVSEGSGSGILLSYLGEHGSSTYLTAAAAISPVLQGQLWFETAMPPIYRWGALFHRKMQLRRYANSFRAVLDVDRALGSSSLRDFEERLFCSSAQFQQRSSRPPANPGLSSGPHSPQGLAPSVAWALGERAYPAKDWDSYWERNEPLRDADEVAVPVLCICSRDDPLLPPASTLPIPLFQSNPYFLLVLTDKGGHCGFTMEGREEMEGARTENDEVEEASWSHNVVLEYFRVAADFLKGEERNGARWGGPLGEYSQAGQRNRIGNMAPPRRRKATMTRRPRPQAPGQSRVDAEEGNFTWKRSYTR
- the LOC130182448 gene encoding von Willebrand factor A domain-containing protein 7-like, which encodes MSGLAVVCLLLLQTGAHAFDIFGGESLNHQEITERALLNTTVQVCRALALAEGKDFTFPPQPFTAESVAAACASKSSKSFRRAIRLIKYTNVGVDLFTFYSASFHFDNEEFIEGREIITKGLSAVKANNKENNFLTSRIRLGIILHPLQDFYSHSNWVELGNERPNSNLIKSGTSIGNIADKSRETCRNCDGDDCTNNILEDILDEKILTSGYFDFVPVFSTKPKGKCSHGGGIDQTSKIEPKGGINKDKFNSSHGHLHAEAARVAIAATGELLEDVRGAAGDRPFLQMMGIIKGKPLCFVIDTTGSMADDIATVRLVTSSIINSKVGTDEEPSLYILVPFNDPDFGPLIKTTDPEVFKNAINSLSALDGGDFPEMSLSGLQLALTGAPSNSEIFLFTDAPAKDVHLRSTVIALIERTQTVVNFMITGTVFGRRRRSDNNQQQQLSRMGSSAAQLYRDLAQASGGQAIEVTKSELLEATNIITDSSSSSLVTLLQAARSPGKAENFTFTVDESVRNLTIYITGSSVDFTLISPAGVSQNSANMTGSLIITSQLVGNFRTLRLNTQVGLWEIKMVSTNPYTLKVVGESSIDFLFDFLEVSQGPFGGFGLLENRPRAGVNGSLSVTITGSDSAILTEVILVESSGAGKVNGSVEAQVGGDFLVQFDRIPSVEFVVLIKGQNSNASSRASTVSFQRQSSTSIRASSVTVTAADSDSILVPGIPLSVPFSVVTSGAGGNFSIQATNDQGFMSTFPSSLSLETGRSANGTVNLTAPSNTSSGTDVTLTIEANAPGGNDTNYVVLRFTVLRTVTDFTLPVCKLLSKQSNCSANCSVSMWELSVQVTDGPEGTGVDRISLRQGNGTMNTSLAADNENVTLVSYSASCCSPDVELLVVDRVGNVGSCFYTVRTTADNSTQPANITTTTSSPLPTAVPVVSLSTRTVQSFLLCLSTTVLGLGLSSEMGIN